In Xenorhabdus poinarii G6, the following are encoded in one genomic region:
- the csdA gene encoding cysteine desulfurase CsdA, producing the protein MKAFDSEKFRRYFPALQQSTTFLDSAATALKPACMIEATQHYYQNHSATVHRSQHATAHAMTARYEHARSQVAELINAPFAENIIWTKGTTEAINLVAQSYFRPRLKAGDEIIVSEQEHHANLLPWLMLAEQTGAKIVKWPLGDRRQPEIETLANRLNENSRLVAISQMSNVTGAAVDLSQITKLVHQYDCHVLVDGAQGIVHTPVNVQQWDIDFYAFSAHKLYGPNGVGVLYGKTEHLNTMAPWHGGGKMLTQVSFDGFTPEAVPYRFEAGTPNVAGVISFAATLEWLKTIDIHLAESHAVTLTDYTEQQLSTLPGFISYRVAGSSLLAFNIAGIHHSDLATLVAEQNISLRSGQHCAQPLLDALGISGCLRASFLPYNNQQDADKLISAVKFALSLLNE; encoded by the coding sequence ATGAAAGCCTTTGACTCAGAAAAATTCCGCCGGTACTTTCCTGCCCTGCAACAATCCACAACCTTTTTGGACAGTGCTGCCACAGCATTAAAACCAGCCTGTATGATTGAAGCAACCCAGCACTATTACCAAAACCACAGTGCAACAGTACATCGCAGCCAACATGCCACGGCACACGCCATGACGGCCCGTTATGAACACGCCCGCTCACAAGTGGCGGAGCTGATCAACGCGCCATTCGCTGAGAATATTATTTGGACGAAAGGCACGACTGAGGCCATTAATCTGGTGGCCCAAAGTTACTTCCGTCCCCGCCTGAAAGCGGGTGATGAAATCATCGTTAGCGAACAGGAACACCATGCTAACCTGCTACCGTGGCTGATGCTGGCGGAACAAACGGGGGCTAAAATCGTGAAATGGCCGCTAGGTGATCGACGCCAACCAGAAATCGAAACCCTGGCAAACCGCTTAAATGAAAATAGCCGCCTGGTTGCCATTAGCCAAATGTCAAACGTGACGGGGGCAGCCGTCGATTTATCTCAGATCACCAAACTCGTCCACCAGTATGATTGTCACGTTCTGGTCGATGGTGCTCAGGGCATCGTTCATACCCCTGTCAATGTGCAACAATGGGATATCGATTTTTATGCCTTCTCGGCCCATAAACTGTATGGCCCAAATGGGGTCGGTGTGTTGTATGGCAAAACTGAACACCTGAATACGATGGCTCCGTGGCACGGGGGTGGGAAAATGCTGACTCAAGTGTCATTTGATGGCTTTACACCGGAAGCCGTACCTTATCGTTTTGAAGCGGGTACCCCGAATGTGGCGGGGGTGATCAGCTTTGCCGCCACATTGGAATGGCTGAAAACCATTGATATTCATCTTGCTGAATCCCATGCGGTAACCCTGACGGATTATACAGAACAACAACTCAGCACGTTGCCGGGTTTTATCAGTTATCGTGTGGCAGGCTCCAGTTTATTGGCTTTCAATATCGCCGGAATACACCACAGCGACCTGGCGACACTGGTGGCCGAGCAAAATATTTCCCTGCGTTCCGGGCAACATTGTGCTCAGCCGTTACTGGATGCGCTTGGGATCAGCGGCTGCCTGCGCGCTTCGTTTTTGCCTTATAACAACCAGCAAGATGCAGATAAGCTAATCAGTGCGGTGAAGTTTGCGCTATCACTGCTGAATGAGTGA
- a CDS encoding DUF423 domain-containing protein, whose amino-acid sequence MNSKVMLIFVGISGFFYVAFGAMGTHWLAPVLTPRQMEWIHTGLQYQGLHTLAMMALAALWIRQPVALFGWSGIFFAVGMVLFSGSLYCLAFSPLKFWAYLTPIGGFSFLMGWLCVLIGALRLRKSASSHE is encoded by the coding sequence ATGAATAGTAAAGTCATGCTTATTTTTGTTGGGATCAGTGGTTTTTTCTACGTGGCATTCGGTGCGATGGGCACACATTGGTTAGCGCCAGTCCTGACACCACGTCAGATGGAATGGATTCATACTGGCTTGCAATATCAGGGATTGCATACACTCGCGATGATGGCACTGGCCGCGTTATGGATACGCCAGCCTGTTGCATTGTTTGGTTGGAGTGGAATTTTTTTCGCTGTGGGAATGGTGCTGTTTAGTGGCAGCCTTTATTGTCTGGCCTTTTCCCCGTTAAAGTTTTGGGCTTATTTGACACCAATCGGTGGGTTCAGTTTTCTCATGGGTTGGTTATGCGTATTAATTGGCGCTCTGCGTCTAAGGAAATCGGCGTCTAGCCATGAATAA
- a CDS encoding transcriptional regulator GcvA, translated as MSKRLPPLNALRVFDAAARHLSFTKAAEELFVTQAAVSHQMKSLEDFLGLKLFRRRNRSLLLTEEGQSYYLDIKEIFTAINDATRKLQTRSAKGALTVSLSPSFAIQWLVPRLSGFNQSFPGIDVRIQAIDREEDKLTDDVDVAIFYGRGNWPGLRTDRLYPEYLLPVCSPALLTGEHPLKTPADLASHTLLHDSSRRDWQAYIRQLDMQPQINVQQGPIFSHSAMVIQAAVHGQGIALANNVMAQNEIDAGRLVCPFNDVLVSKNAFYLVCHDNQAELGKIAAFRKWILTQAAIEQERLGFITQHSSS; from the coding sequence ATGTCTAAACGTTTACCACCACTCAATGCGTTACGCGTTTTTGATGCTGCGGCTCGTCATTTAAGTTTTACTAAGGCGGCAGAAGAATTATTTGTGACACAGGCCGCGGTTAGCCATCAAATGAAAAGCCTGGAAGATTTTTTGGGATTAAAGCTTTTTCGGCGGCGCAATCGTTCGTTATTGTTGACGGAAGAGGGGCAGAGCTACTATCTCGATATTAAGGAGATTTTTACGGCTATCAATGATGCGACCCGTAAGCTCCAGACCCGCAGTGCAAAGGGGGCGTTAACCGTCAGTTTATCCCCCAGTTTTGCGATCCAGTGGTTAGTTCCCCGGCTTTCTGGTTTTAATCAGAGTTTTCCCGGGATCGATGTCCGAATTCAGGCCATCGATCGGGAAGAAGATAAACTGACTGACGATGTTGATGTGGCCATTTTTTATGGCAGGGGAAATTGGCCGGGATTACGAACGGATCGTCTTTACCCGGAATATCTGCTACCTGTTTGTTCTCCCGCGCTGTTGACAGGGGAGCATCCACTCAAAACACCGGCCGATCTCGCCAGTCATACTTTATTACACGATTCATCCCGACGGGATTGGCAAGCCTATATCCGCCAGCTTGATATGCAGCCGCAGATCAATGTGCAGCAAGGGCCGATATTCAGCCACAGTGCGATGGTGATTCAGGCGGCTGTGCATGGTCAAGGCATTGCTCTGGCGAATAATGTCATGGCACAAAATGAAATTGATGCAGGACGTCTTGTCTGTCCATTCAATGATGTTTTGGTCAGTAAGAATGCATTTTATTTGGTTTGCCACGATAATCAGGCAGAATTGGGCAAGATCGCGGCCTTTAGAAAATGGATACTGACGCAAGCTGCGATTGAGCAAGAAAGGTTAGGGTTTATCACGCAACATTCTTCATCGTGA